The genomic interval ATCTCGGTTTTGTTGAAAAAACCTTCGGCTTCGAAACCTCTGTCCAGGTAGCGTCGGAAATCATCACATCCGCCCACCACGAAGCAGAAGGGGCCGAAAACGGTATTGGAATCGTGAAACTGATGGGTCGAGACTCTGGCTTTATTAGCGCTACAGCATCACTGGCCAATTCCATTGTGGATGTCTGCCTTATTCCCGAGACCCCGTTTCAAATCAGTGGGCCCGAAGGCATCTGTGCAGCAATTCAACGCAGACTTCAACAGAACAACCATGCTGTGATTGTTGTCGCAGAAGGGGCCGGGCAAGACCTTTTCAACAACAGCGAAAGCAGAGTCGACGCTTCCGGGAACATCCTCAAGGATGATATTGGAGAACTTCTTAAGAAGGAGATAACGGCATACTTCAAACAAAATAATCTCGCAATCAGCATCAAGTATCTGGATCCCAGCTATCACATCCGAAGTGTTTCAGCAAACGCAGCAGATGCAGTGTTTTGCTACCTACTTGCGGAACATGCCGTGCATGCGGGTATGAGCGGAAAAACCAATCTTTTGATCGGCTACTGGAACAATTTCTTCACCCATGTCCCCATTCATCTGGCCACAAAAGAACGGCGGATGGTTGACCTTGACAGCGCCCTATGGCGTGGCGTCATTAGCGCAACCCAGCAGGACAAACATCCATAATCAGCACGAACTCAAACTGAACCAACGAGCAGGGGGTGAATTGATTCGTCACCCAACTGGAACAAGATCAAAAAAGTTCCGGCCTTGACCTTGGGATCTCCCCACAATGAGTTTCGACGGGTTGGTAGGTCATGGTCTTGGCATTGCAATGGTTACTCACAGTTGTCGGCCTGTTCGCCGGATTGGTCGCCAAGCGCATCTGCCAACGGTTCAGCATGCCACCGTTCCCTTGGCGCACTCCTTGGATTGCTCTACTGGCGCACACCACCGAACAGACGATCGAAAGCTTCCGCATTCCGATCTCAGCGGGGCTTGATCTCAGCCTCATCACAGGCATCCTCGCTTCGATTGCCATAAGCCGGTGCCTGGTTTGGGTCGCTCTCGAAATCCTGCCAACACTCCGGATTTTGCCGTCCTGTCCAAAAATTCTGCGCGATCTGATTTTCATTGTCGGCAGTTTGTTCCTTATCGCTCTAAATCTGAAGGAGCAAGCCAGCATCGACCTGGTGGGCCTGGTGACAACCTCAGCAGTTCTCACGGCTGTTGTTGGTTTAGCCGCCCAGGATCCACTGAAAGACCTCATCGGTGGCTTGAGCCTTCAACTCGAACAAGTGATCCGAGAAGGCGATTGGGTTGAAATTGATGGATACATTGGCCAAGTGCAATCAATCAGCTGGAGAGATACAGAAATCAACAGCCTTTATGGGTCAAGGCTGATCTTTCCACATACGAATTCCAACTCCAGCACAATCCAAAATTTCACAAGCAATGGAGCCCATGCCAACAAGCTGATTATTGGACTGGATTACAGCATGCCGCCAGATATAGCCAAGAAAATAATGCAGAAGATCTCTGATAATCACTCGCTGGTTCTTCGATCACCAGCCAACATCATTCGAATCCGCTCATTCGAAGAGAGCTGCATCAACTACGAATGGATCAATTGGCACAAAGACTTCGGCCAAAGCCGTGCGCTCCGTGGTGACCTTCAAGAACAGCTTTGGTATGCGCTACAACGTGAAGGCTTCAGCTTCCCATTCAGCGTTCGTGATGTACGAATTACACAAAATGAGCAGCAACCAAAACCACTATCTTCCAGCAAAGACAACTTACTCAAAAGCATTCACAAACTCCTGAGAGACAACCAACTCTTTTCCATCCTTTCCGACAATCAGATTCAAAAGATGATTGAAATGAGCTCATTCTGCTCATACGGACCCGGAGAAATTATCGTGAAAGAAAACGAAGACGGAGACTCACTCTTTATGCTAATCAATGGCAATATTTCTATCCAGAAACCATCAATTCCTCAGAACAATGTCGAAATAGCTCAACTGCAATGTGGAGACATCTTTGGGGAAATGACTGTTTTTACCGGAACCACTCGCAGTGCAACAATTCAAAGCATCAGCAAAGTCGACCTGCTCGAGGTGAGTCGACAAGCCATCGCCGAACTCATCGATGAAGAGCCAGGCCTGATTGAGCGCTTTGGCCAATTGATCAGCGATCGGCAAGCTCAACTGGCCCAACTCGCCATTCAATCGGTCCCAGCCAACAGTCGAGACGTGGTGGGGCGCATGAAAGAACTCTTCCAAAGCCTGCTCTCGTAGCAGCGACCTCTGTTGTCATACGGCGCCAAGTGCCGCAGCCAGTTCAGCTTGAGCTGCCTCAAGAGCACCAGGCAAGGCGGCACCATCGCGACCACCGGCCTGCGCCAGATTCGGGCGGCCACCACCGCCGCCGCCGCAGCGCTTGGCGATGGCACCGATGAACTTGCCGGCCTGGAGCTTGGCGCCGATCACCTGCTGGCCGAAGGCCGCCACCAGGATCACCTTGCCCAGATCGGCGGGATCCGGCAGACCACCGATCACCACCGCCGCGCAGTCCCCCAGCTGATCCACCAGGCTCTGGGCCGCTCCCTGCAAACCGGCGCCATCGACCCCGTCGAGGCGTTCCACCAGCAGCTGAAAGTCGCCCACGGCCTCGGCCTTGGCGGCCAAAGCACCGGCCTTGGCCACCGCCAGTTCCGCCTGTGCCGCCGCCAGCGCCTTACCGGTGGCCTTGAGCTCATCCTGAAGAGCCGCAACACGATCAACGATCTCGGCAGGCTGCGCCTTGAAGCGTTCCCCCAGCTGCTTCACCACCGCATCGCGCTCATTTAGATATGCGAGCACAGCGGGGCCAGCGACGGCTTCAATCCGGCGAATGCCGGCAGCGACGCCGCTTTCCGCCACGATCTTGAACAGACCGATTTCTGCGGTGTTGGCCACGTGGGTGCCGCCGCAGAGCTCCATCGACACACCGGGAACATCAACGACGCGCACCACATCGGCGTACTTCTCCCCGAACATCGCCACAGCGCCGGCCGCTTTGGCCTGATCAATCGCCATCTCCTGCACGTCAAGCCCGTGGGCTTCGGCAATCCAAGCGTTGATCAATGCTTCGATCTGCACCAGCTGCTCCGCCGTCACCGCGTTAGGGGAGTGGAAGTCGAAGCGCAGTCGATCGAAATCCACCAAGGAACCGGCCTGGCCGATCCCCGGATCCACCACCTGCTTGAGCGCAGCCTGGAGAAGGTGGGTGGCGGTGTGATTCGCCTGAGCCCGGCGCCGGCAGGCACGATCCACCTGCGCCTTAACGGTCTCACCCAAGGAGAGCTCACCGCGTTCCACACGACCGGCATGCACGAACACATCACGACTACGGCTCACGGAATCAATCCGCACGATCAGGTCCGTGCCGGCCAACAGCCCGCGATCGCCCACCTGGCCACCGCCTTCTCCATAGAAGGGTGTGGTGTCGAGCACCACCTGAACCGCATCGCCAGCCTTCGCGGTGGTAGCCGGTTCGCCGTTCACCACAAGCGCCTGGACGCAGGAGGGGTGGTCGAGAGCCACATACCCCTGGAAGCAGGTCGCCGCCTGATCGGCCACCACCTGATCGATCGCATCCTGAAGCGTGAGATCGATGCTCACCGCAGCGGCCTTGGCCCGCTGACGCTGCTGCTCCATCGCCGCCTCGAAGCCATCGAGATCGACGGCTAAGCCCTGCTCCTCAGCAATTTCCTGGGTGAGCTCCAGAGGGAAGCCATAGGTGTCATAAAGCTCAAAGGCCTGGGCACCGCTGATCTGCGTTGGCTTGGACGCCAGCACCTCCGCCAGCAGCTTCTCACCGCGCTCCAAGGTCTCGAGGAAACGAGCCTCCTCCCGTTGGAGTTCGGCCAGAATCACCTCCTGCCGCTCAATCACGCTGGGGTGGGCCCCCTTCAGCAAGGCAATCGCCGCTTCCCCCATGGTGAGCAAGAAGGGCTTGTCGATGCCCAGGAGGCGACCATGACGCACCACCCGGCGCAACAGCCGCCGCAGGATGTAGCCGCGGCCGAGGTTGCTGGCGGTGACGCCATCACAGATCAGCTGCGTCACAGCACGGCTGTGATCGCCGATCACTTTCAACGACGTCTTGCCCTTATCGTCGAGCTGGTGGTAGTCGACCCCTGCCAGCTCCGCGGCCGCCTGGATCAACGGAAAGATCAGGTCAGTTTCGTAGTTGTTGGGGACCTTCTGCAGGATCTGAGCCATCCGCTCCAGACCCATGCCGGTGTCGATGTTGCGATTGGCCAGCGGCGTGAGCGTGCCCTCAGCGTCGCGGTTGTACTGCATGAACACCAAGTTGTAGAACTCGATGAAGCGGTCGTCGTCCTCCAGATCGATGCCCTCATCACCCAGCTCAGGCGAGAAGTCGTAATAGATCTCCGAGCAGGGACCACAGGGCCCAGTCGGCCCCGAAGCCCAGAAGTTGTCGGCCTCGTCCATGCGGATAATCCGCTTGGGGTTCACCCCCACCACATCGCGCCAGATCTGCTCGGCTTCATCGTCTTCACGGAAGACACTCACCACCAGATTTTTGGGGTCGATGCCATATACAACAGTGCTGAGCTCCCAGGCCCACTCAATCGCCTGCTGCTTGAAGTAATCCCCAAAGGAGAAGTTGCCGAGCATCTCGAAAAAGGTGTGATGCCGGGCGGTGCGCCCCACGTTCTCGATGTCATTGGTGCGAATGCACTTCTGAGAACTGGTAGCCCGGGGAGCCGGCCTCTCCTGCTGGCCGAGAAAGACCGGCTTAAAGGGCAGCATTCCCGCAATGGTGAGCAACACCGTTGGATCGTCGGGAATCAACGAAGCGCTGGCCATCCGCTTGTGGCCGCGCTCGGCGTAGAAATTCAGGAAAGCCTCACGGATCTCCTCACCGCTGCGCGGTGCAGACGCTGCAGAAGACGACGATGCGGCGGCGACCATGACAGGAAGGGGGGATCCTGCCGTCATGATCGCCTTTGAACCGCCGGCGCCCGTGGCCGTTCCTCCCAGTGATCCTGAGATTCGCCAGCGATTGAGACTGCAGTCGATCGGCTGGGCTCTAATTGCCGGCATCAGCGCAGGGCTGATCAGCCTGCCCTGGGGCTTGGAAGCAGCCGTGCGTTCTGGCGGTTGCGGTCTGTTCTACGGACTACTGGCCTTCCACCTGCAGCGGGTGGACCCCGATGACGGGCATCTTCAAGCGGGTCTGGTGGGGGCGGTCTGCGGGCTGCGCAGCCTCGGCATGCCGCTACCCCTTGACAACTGGCAGGTCGATGGCCTGGCATCATTAGTACTGGAGCTTTTTCTGGCCTGGCTGCCGTTGATCGGCAGTGCTCTCCTGCTCCAAGGCATCCTCCGCTTCCTGCCCGCGTCGCGGCCATGAGCCTGCTGCACGCCACCTGGCTTCCCGCCATCCGTACCTCAAGCAGTTCCGGCCAACCGGCACTGCTCGTTTGGGCTGACACCTGGCGGGTGGCCACACCGGAAGGGCCAGGCCTCACCCCGGCGCTGCATCCCTTCACCCTCAGCCACGACGACCTCAAGGCCTGGCTCAGCGAACGCGACCTTCTGCCCGGCGGCAGCATCGATGCCACGGCTTGTCTCACCCTGCCAAGCCGCACGGTGAAGCCGCGCAAAAGCCGAAGCAAAGCAGCGGATCCAGCGCCAGAGCCACCGGGCTGGACCGGACTGCCGATGCAAGCCGGCGAACCGATCCCCAAACAAACGGAATGGTGGCCTTGGCAGGTGCAGGGGCTTGCCGTGGAACCCTCAGCAGCCACAGAGTGGCTGTCCCGCTTGCCGCTGTCGGGGACCAACCCGGACCTGGCCGATGAATTGCGCTGGTGGAGCCATCTGCAGCGCTGGGCCCTGAGTCTGGTGGCCCGTGGCCGCTGGATGCCCCAGATGGAACTGAGCAAAGGGGAGGGCTACCCCCATCGGGCCCGTTGGGTGCCGCTGCTTAACCGAGAAGAAGATCGACGTCGGCTGGAGGATCTGGCAGCCAGCCTTCCCCTAGTGGCCACCTGTGCCTTGCCCTGGCGCGAACCGCTGGGGCGCCGCAGCAACCGCACGACCCGGTTGCGGCCAGAGGCGATGCGGGCCGCCAATCCCGTCGCCAGCTGCAGGCCCCGCAGCGGTCGCCTGCGGGTGGCGACCCTGCTGGAAGATCTGGTGGACGCCCAGCTGCGCAAGGACTTCGAGCCCTCCAGTGATGGCCTTGATCCCCTGCTGACGCTCTGGCAGGAGGCCCTGGGATCAGAGACCGGGGTGATCGAGATCGGTGATGAGGAGGCCGAACGACTGGCCAGCGCAAGCCATCACTGGCGGGAAGGCATCGCCGGCGGATTCGCCGCGGCCCGGACCTGCCTGGAACTGCACA from Synechococcus sp. UW69 carries:
- a CDS encoding ATP-dependent 6-phosphofructokinase; translated protein: MAYENVLKNPDNFNFEIQQLGEATYANPCSQEIFVDDSEKIIFSSQIKNLNHQLETCKQLPAFEKAGARERIFHNLDTTRAAIITCGGLCPGLNNVIKGLVNVLEQDYGVKEIIGIRYGYKGLTQQSNQEPIQLNSSVVEQIHKQGGTILGSSRGNQDPEIMVDELQRRKINLLFCIGGDGTLKGAQAIAEAANKRQANISVVGVPKTIDNDLGFVEKTFGFETSVQVASEIITSAHHEAEGAENGIGIVKLMGRDSGFISATASLANSIVDVCLIPETPFQISGPEGICAAIQRRLQQNNHAVIVVAEGAGQDLFNNSESRVDASGNILKDDIGELLKKEITAYFKQNNLAISIKYLDPSYHIRSVSANAADAVFCYLLAEHAVHAGMSGKTNLLIGYWNNFFTHVPIHLATKERRMVDLDSALWRGVISATQQDKHP
- the alaS gene encoding alanine--tRNA ligase, with product MVAAASSSSAASAPRSGEEIREAFLNFYAERGHKRMASASLIPDDPTVLLTIAGMLPFKPVFLGQQERPAPRATSSQKCIRTNDIENVGRTARHHTFFEMLGNFSFGDYFKQQAIEWAWELSTVVYGIDPKNLVVSVFREDDEAEQIWRDVVGVNPKRIIRMDEADNFWASGPTGPCGPCSEIYYDFSPELGDEGIDLEDDDRFIEFYNLVFMQYNRDAEGTLTPLANRNIDTGMGLERMAQILQKVPNNYETDLIFPLIQAAAELAGVDYHQLDDKGKTSLKVIGDHSRAVTQLICDGVTASNLGRGYILRRLLRRVVRHGRLLGIDKPFLLTMGEAAIALLKGAHPSVIERQEVILAELQREEARFLETLERGEKLLAEVLASKPTQISGAQAFELYDTYGFPLELTQEIAEEQGLAVDLDGFEAAMEQQRQRAKAAAVSIDLTLQDAIDQVVADQAATCFQGYVALDHPSCVQALVVNGEPATTAKAGDAVQVVLDTTPFYGEGGGQVGDRGLLAGTDLIVRIDSVSRSRDVFVHAGRVERGELSLGETVKAQVDRACRRRAQANHTATHLLQAALKQVVDPGIGQAGSLVDFDRLRFDFHSPNAVTAEQLVQIEALINAWIAEAHGLDVQEMAIDQAKAAGAVAMFGEKYADVVRVVDVPGVSMELCGGTHVANTAEIGLFKIVAESGVAAGIRRIEAVAGPAVLAYLNERDAVVKQLGERFKAQPAEIVDRVAALQDELKATGKALAAAQAELAVAKAGALAAKAEAVGDFQLLVERLDGVDGAGLQGAAQSLVDQLGDCAAVVIGGLPDPADLGKVILVAAFGQQVIGAKLQAGKFIGAIAKRCGGGGGGRPNLAQAGGRDGAALPGALEAAQAELAAALGAV
- a CDS encoding mechanosensitive ion channel family protein yields the protein MALQWLLTVVGLFAGLVAKRICQRFSMPPFPWRTPWIALLAHTTEQTIESFRIPISAGLDLSLITGILASIAISRCLVWVALEILPTLRILPSCPKILRDLIFIVGSLFLIALNLKEQASIDLVGLVTTSAVLTAVVGLAAQDPLKDLIGGLSLQLEQVIREGDWVEIDGYIGQVQSISWRDTEINSLYGSRLIFPHTNSNSSTIQNFTSNGAHANKLIIGLDYSMPPDIAKKIMQKISDNHSLVLRSPANIIRIRSFEESCINYEWINWHKDFGQSRALRGDLQEQLWYALQREGFSFPFSVRDVRITQNEQQPKPLSSSKDNLLKSIHKLLRDNQLFSILSDNQIQKMIEMSSFCSYGPGEIIVKENEDGDSLFMLINGNISIQKPSIPQNNVEIAQLQCGDIFGEMTVFTGTTRSATIQSISKVDLLEVSRQAIAELIDEEPGLIERFGQLISDRQAQLAQLAIQSVPANSRDVVGRMKELFQSLLS